In one window of Gemmatimonadaceae bacterium DNA:
- a CDS encoding dihydroneopterin aldolase has protein sequence MNELPGHDRITLRGMRFHLTVGILPHEQQHPQPLEVDLSAWVAPGDADVVDYRGLHDAARNAVAESPREFLEQIAERVAAGALAVDGVARVEVRVRKPHVPLGAPLDYVEVAIARPIDG, from the coding sequence ATGAACGAGCTGCCGGGCCACGACCGCATCACGCTGCGCGGGATGCGCTTCCACCTCACCGTGGGCATCCTTCCCCACGAACAGCAGCATCCGCAACCGCTGGAGGTGGACCTCAGCGCGTGGGTCGCGCCCGGTGATGCCGACGTGGTGGACTACCGCGGGCTGCATGATGCCGCCCGAAATGCCGTCGCGGAGTCGCCGCGCGAGTTCCTCGAACAGATCGCCGAGCGCGTGGCGGCCGGAGCGCTCGCCGTGGACGGGGTGGCTCGCGTCGAGGTCCGCGTGCGCAAGCCCCACGTGCCGCTCGGCGCGCCGCTCGACTACGTCGAAGTCGCCATCGCGCGCCCGATCGATGGGTGA